A stretch of Cyanobacterium sp. HL-69 DNA encodes these proteins:
- a CDS encoding hypothetical protein (expressed protein), translating to MKILVAGATGQTGRRIVQELVEKGMEVRALVRDEAKAKEILPPSVEVVMGDVLKPTTLENALKDCDVVICATGATPSWDITAFYKVDFEGSKNLIDCAKKAEINKFIFVTSLCVSKFFHPLNLFGLVLFWKKQAEKYLIDSGLNYTIVRPGGLKNEDNLYPLVVRGADTLEEGSIPRRKVAQVCVEVISRPETDGKILEIVAQEDAPSQDWDQLLAV from the coding sequence ATGAAAATTTTAGTGGCAGGGGCTACGGGGCAAACAGGAAGAAGAATTGTTCAAGAGTTGGTAGAAAAAGGGATGGAAGTTAGGGCTTTGGTGAGGGATGAAGCTAAGGCTAAGGAGATTTTACCCCCTTCGGTGGAGGTTGTTATGGGGGATGTTTTAAAACCTACAACTTTAGAAAATGCTTTAAAAGATTGTGATGTGGTAATTTGTGCCACGGGAGCAACCCCTAGTTGGGATATTACGGCGTTTTATAAGGTGGATTTTGAGGGCAGTAAAAATTTAATTGATTGTGCGAAAAAAGCAGAGATAAATAAATTTATTTTTGTTACTTCCCTTTGTGTATCGAAGTTTTTCCATCCTCTCAATTTATTTGGGTTGGTGTTGTTTTGGAAAAAACAGGCAGAAAAGTATTTAATAGATAGTGGCTTAAATTATACTATCGTCAGGCCTGGGGGGTTAAAAAATGAAGACAATTTATATCCCTTGGTGGTAAGGGGCGCTGATACCCTAGAGGAAGGCTCTATTCCCCGTAGAAAAGTGGCGCAGGTATGTGTTGAGGTGATTTCTCGCCCAGAAACTGATGGCAAAATTTTGGAAATTGTCGCCCAAGAGGATGCCCCTAGCCAAGATTGGGATCAATTATTGGCGGTTTAG